A window of Streptomyces broussonetiae genomic DNA:
GCCAGCAACGTTCCTGGCTGCACTTGCTGTCCGGCACAGACCGGGAGAGCGGTGAGCGTGCCCGCCGCCGGTGCCGTGATCCGGTGCTGCATCTTCATCGCCTCCAGCCAGATCAGGGGCTGGCCCGCCGCCACGGGCACCCCCTCCTCCAGTCCCTCGGCGATCCGGACGACCGTGCCCGGCATCGGGGCCACCAGGGAACCCGGGGCCAGCTGGGCGGCCGGGTCGGGGAAGCGGGGCAGGGCGGTGAGACGGGTGGTGTTGACGTGGATCTCGTCGCCGTACGCGAAGACCTCGAACCTGCGCCGTACGCCGTCCACCTCGAGTACGACCGTGTGCGCGTCCGCGTGCACGACCCGCACCCCGTCGGCCGCCAGGCCGTCCCGGGTGCACCGGTAGCGGACCTCGTGCTCCTGCCCCGCCACCTCGTACCGCTTGACCTGCGGCTGCGCGGGCAGGTTGCGCCAGCCGCCGAAGCGGGAGCGGCCGTGGGCGTCGGCCAGCGCGGCGGCGAGCGGGGCGTAGGGGTCGGGGGCCGGCGCGGTGAGGGCGGTGAGGTGACGGGTGTAGAAGCCGGTGTCCATCCGGGCCGTCGTGAACTCCTCGTGGCGCAGGGAGCGTACGAGCAGGTCGCGGTTGGTGACCGGGCCGTGGAGTTCCGCCCGTTCCAGCGCGCCGGCGAGCCGGCGCAGCGCCTGCGCGCGTGTGGGGGCGTGGGCGACGACCTTGGCGATCATGGGGTCGTAGTGGACGCCGATGGTGTCGCCGTCGGTGTAGCCGGTGTCCAGGCGGACGCCGGCCGGTACGGCGAGCCGGTGCAGGGTGCCGGTCTGCGGGGCCCAGTCGCGGGCGGGGTCCTCGGCGTACAGGCGGGCCTCGATGGCGTGGCCACGCGCGCGTGGAGGCTCCTTCTCGAGTGCGTGCCCCTCGGCGACACGGAGCTGTTCGGCGACCAGGTCGATGCCGAACACGGCCTCCGTGACGGGATGTTCGACCTGGAGGCGGGTGTTCATCTCCAGGAAGTGCGCACGGCCGTCGGCGACGAGGAACTCGACGGTGCCGGCGCCGACGTACGAGACGGAGCGAGCGGCGCGTACGGCCAGCGTGCGCAACTCCTCCGCGAGCCCCTCGGAGATCCCGGGCGCCGGCGCCTCCTCGACGACCTTCTGGTGGCGGCGCTGCAGAGAGCAGTCGCGGGTGCCGAGCGGCCAGACGGTGCCGTGGGTGTCGGCGAGGATCTGCACCTCGACATGGCGGCCGTGCTCCAGGTACGGCTCGACGAAGACCTCGCCGTCCCCGAAGGCACTCGTGGCCTCGGCGCGCGCGCCCTCCAGCGCGGCGCTCAGATCCTCCATGCGGCGCACGATGCGCATCCCGCGCCCGCCACCCCCGGCGGCCGCCTTCACCAGGACCGGCAGGCGGGCCTCGGTGACGTCGGACTCGGCGAGGGACGCGATCCCCATCAGTTCCTTCGCCCGTGTCTTGGACGCCATCGCCTCGATGGCCTCGGGAGACGGCCCGATCCAGGTCAGGCCGGCGTCGCGGACGGCGCGGGCGAAATCGGGGTTCTCGGAGAGGAAGCCGTAACCGGGGTGCACGGCGTCCGCGCCGGCCGCCAGCGCCGCCTTCACGATCAGGTCGCCGCGCAGATACGTCTCGGCGGGCGCGGCCCCCGGCAGCCGCACCGCCGTGTCGGCCACGCGCGCGTGCAGCGCGTCTGCGTCCGCGTCCGAGTGCACGGCCACCGTCCGGATTCCCTGCTCACGGCAGGTGCGGAAGATCCGGCAGGCGATCTCGCCCCGGTTGGCGACGAGCAGAGTCGAAATCACGTGGTCCCTCACATCCGGAAGACGCCGAAGCCGCCGCGCGCACCCTCGTAGGGGGCGGTGTGGAGGGCCGACAGGCACAGGCCGAGGACGGTGCGGGTGTCCCGCGGGTCGATGACGCCGTCGTCGTACAGCCGCCCGGACAGGAACATCGGCAGCGACTCGGACTCGATCTGCTGCTCCACCATCGCGCGCAGCGCGGCGTCCGCGTCCTCGTCGTACGGCGCTCCCTTGGCCGCCGCCGACTGCCGGGCGACGATGGACAGCACGCCGGCGAGCTGCTGCGGGCCCATGACGGCCGACTTGGCGCTGGGCCAGGCGAACAGGAAGCGCGGGTCGTAGGCCCGCCCGCACATCCCGTAGTGGCCGGCTCCGTACGACGCGCCCATCAGCACCGACAGGTGCGGGACCCGGCTGTTGCTCACCGCGTTGATCATCATGGCGCCGTGCTTGATGATCCCGCCCTGTTCGTACTCCTTGCCGACCATGTAGCCGGTGGTGTTGTGCAGGAACAGCAGCGGGATGTCGCGCTGGTTGGCGAGCTGGATGAACTGGGCGGCCTTCTGCGACTCGGCACTGAACAGGACGCCCTGGGCGTTGGCGAGAACGCCCACCGGATAGCCGTGCAGGGCCGCCCAGCCGGTCACCAGGCTGGTCCCGTACAGCGGCTTGAACTCGTCGAAGTCCGAGCCGTCGACGATGCGGGCAATGACCTCGCGCGGGTCGAAGGGGGTCCTGAGGTCGCCGGGGACGATACCCAGCAGTTCGTCCTGGTCGTACTTGGGCGGCTCGGCGGGCCCCGGATCCGGGTACGCCTTGCGGTGGTTGAGCCGGGCCACCACCCGGCGCGCCTGGCGCAGGGCGTCCGCCTCGTCCACGGCGAAGTAGTCGGCGAGGCCCGACACGCGCGCGTGCATCTCCGCGCCGCCCAGGGACTCGTCGTCGCTCTCCTCGCCGGTCGCCATCTTCACCAGCGGCGGCCCGCCGAGGAAGACCTTGGCCCGCTCCTTGACCATGATCACGTGGTCGGACATGCCGGGGACGTAGGCGCCGCCGGCGGTGGAGTTGCCGAAGACGACCGCGACGGTGGGGATGCCGGCGGCGGACAGCCGGGTGAGGTCGCGGAAGATGGCGCCGCCCGGGATGAAGATCTCCTTCTGGGACGGCAGATCCGCGCCGCCCGACTCCACCAGGCTGATGCAGGGCAGCCGGTTGGCGAGCGCGATGTCATTGGCACGCAGGGCCTTCTTCAGGCTCCACGGGTTGCTCGCGCCGCCGCGCACGGTCGGGTCGTTGGCGGTGATCAGGCACTCCACGCCCTCGACCACGCCGATCCCGGTGACGAGCGAGGCGCCGACCGTGTAGTCGCTGCCCCAGGCGGCGAGCGGGGACAGCTCCAGGAAGGGCGTGTCGGGGTCGAGCAGCAGCTCGATCCGCTCCCGGGCGAGCAACTTGCCCCGCTTTCGATGCCGTTGGACATACTTCTCACCACCGCCCGCGAGTGCCTTGGCGTGTTCGGCGTCGAGTTCGGCGAGCTTGGCGAGCATGCTCTCGCGGTGGGCACGGTAGTCCGGGCCGCCCGGGTCCAGGGCCGAGGTCAGGATGGTCACAGGAGGGCCTCCGGGATGTCCAGGTGGCGGGAGCGCAGCCATTCGCCGAGCGCTTTGGCCTGCGGGTCGAAGCGGGCCTGCGCGGCGACGCCCGCGCCGAGGATGCCTTCGACGACGAAGTTGACCGCGCGGAGGTTCGGCAGCAGATGCCGGATGACGGGCAGGTCCCGGCTCTCGGGGATCAGCCGGCGGAACCTTTCGACGGTCAGCTCGTGCGCGAGCCACCGCCAGCCGTCGTCGCTGCGGGCCCACACGCCCACGTTGGCGTTGCCGCCCTTGTCCCCACTGCGTGCCCCGGCGACCAGCCCGAGGGGCGCACGCCGGGTCGGCCCGGGCGGGTAGGGCTCGGGCAGGGCCGGTTCCGGTACGGCGTCCAGGGGCCGTACCTCCGGAGGCGGGGGCACCGGCTCCCGGCGTCCGTCATGGAGGACCGCTCTGTGTTCCACGGCACCATGGGGGACGTACACATCCTCGAAGACCCCATACGGAGAGCCCTTTCCGGGTGGGGCGAGCACATGGAATCCCGGGTAGCTGGCCAGCGCCAGCTCCACGGCGGCCCCGCCCAGCGCCCGCCCGACGAGCCGCTCGTCCGCGTCCCGCACGACGAGCCGCAGCAGGGCACTCGCCGTCTCCTCGGTGTCGGCGTCGCCCCGGTCGCTGCGCACCAGCTCCCAACGGACCTCGTCAGGCGACGACTTGGCCAGCGCATCGGCCATCTGCTCGCGCACCAGGGCAGCCTTGGCCTCGATGTCGAGCCCGGTCAGGACGAAGACGACCTCGCCCCGGAAGCCGCCGAGCCGGTTGAGTCCGACCTTCAGCGTCGGCGGCGGCGCCTCGCCGCGCACGCCCTCGATCCGCACCCGGTCCGGCCCGTCCTGGCTCAGCCGCACGGTGTCCAGCCGGGCGGTGACGTCGGGCCCGGCGTACCGGCCGCCGCCGGTCTCGTACAGCAGCTGGGCGGTGACCGTGCCGATGTCGACCAGGCCGCCGGTGCCGGGGTGCTTGGTGACGACGCTGCTGCCGTCGGCGCGGATCTCGGCGAGCGGGAAACCGGGCCTGCGTACATCCCCCTCCCCGAAGAAGGCGTAGTTGCCGCCGGTGGCCTGCGTGCCGCATTCCAGCACATGCCCGGCGACGACGGCGCCCGCGAGCCGGTCGTACTCCCCGGGGCCCCAGCCGAAGTGGGCGGCGGCGGGCCCGGTGACGAGGGCCGCGTCCGTCACCCGTCCGGTGACGACGACGTCCGCACCGGCCCGCAGACACTCGGCGATCCCGAAGCCGCCGAGGTAGGCGTGGGCGGCGAGGGTGCCGACGGGGGTCCCCGCGTCCCGGGCGGAGCCGAGAACTCGGGGCAGCTCGGAGGTGAGGTCGTCGCCCTCGACGTGTGCGACGCGGACGGGTATGCCGAGCCGTGCCGCCGACTCCCGTACTGCGTGCGCGAGTCCGGCCGGATTGAGGCCGCCCGCGTTGGTGACGATCTTGACGCCGCGTTCGTGGGCGAGACCCAGACAGTCCTCCAGCTGGCGCAGGAAGGTGCGGGCGTATCCGGCGCCGGGGTCCTTCAGCCGGTCGCGGGCGAGGATCAGCATGGTGAGTTCGGCGAGGTAGTCGCCGGTGAGGACGTCGAGTTCACCGCCGGTGAGCATCTCGCGCAGGGCGCTCGCACGATCGCCGTAGAAGCCGGAGAAGTTGCCGATGCGCAGGACGTTCACCGCTCGGCTCCCCTGGGCGGGCGGCCGGTGCCGGGCGGGCCCGCGAAGGCCTGAGCGATGTCGAGCCAGCGGTCGGCGTCCGGCCCGACGGCGGTCAGGGCGAGGTCGGCGCGGTGGGCGCGCTGGGTGACCAGGAGGCAGAAGTCGAGGGCGGGTCCCATGACGCGCTGGAGCGCGTCCTTGGGGCCGTACGCCCACATGTCACCCTCGGGCGAGGTGAGTTCGATGCGGAACTCCTCGGCGGGTGGTGTGAGTCCATGGACGGTATGGGCGAAGTCCCGCGTGCGGACCCCCAGCCGGACCACATGCCTGAGCCGGTCGGTGGGTGCGCGCACCACAGCCAGGGCGTCGGCGACGTCCAGGCCGTGGGCCCAGGTCTCCATGAGCCGGGCGGTGGCCATGGATGCGGCGGACATGGGCGGGCCGTACCAGGGAAAGCGGGCGCCCGATGGCGCGGCGCGCAGGGCCTGCTCGAGGGCCTCGCGTCCCGCACGCCACGTCCGCAGCAGCTCGGCGGGCGCGAGCCGGGCACCCTCCTGCGCACCCTCGTCCACGAACGAGTCGGGGGCGCCGAGCGCCTTGCCGACCAGCTCCTGGAAGGCATCCGCGTCGGTGACGGCGAGCAGGGCCGAGCGGTCGGTCCAGGTGAGGTGCGCGATCTGGTGGGCGACGGTCCAGCCGGGCGCGGGAGAAGCAAGTTTCCACTGCTGTGCACTCAACTCGGCCACGAGCAGGTCGAGTTCCTCGCTCTCGGCACGCAGGTCGTCGATGACGGGCGTCGGGTCGGCCATGGGGGGAGCATGGCAGCGGCGCCAGAAACAATCAAGCATGCTTGCATGAATAGTGGGGAGGGCGGCTGCGCCCGCGCGCCGGACGAACTGCTCGACGTGGCGCTCACGGGCTCCCGGATGCCCGGACCCGGGCCGGACTCAGACCACTTCCACCGGCGGATACACCGGCTCCCACCGGGCGGCCCGGACCGCCTGTGCGGCATCGCCGACGTCGGCCCGCGCCACGCCCTCCGCCACCGCCGCGCGGACCACGGCCACGGCGACCGCCTCCGAGGTGGCGCGCAGGTCGCGGACGGGAGGAAGGAGGGAGGCGTCCTGGCGGGCGGCGGACGTGCTGCCCGTGCCGCCCGCGCCATCCGTGCCCCCCGCGCCATCCGCACCCCCTGCGTCGCCCGTTTCGCCCGTTTCGCCCGTGCGACGGGCCACCGCGTCCGCCGCCGCACGGAGCATGCCGTCGGTGATCCGGGAGGCGCGCGCGACGATCGTGCCGAGGCCGAGGCCCGGGAAGACCAGGGCGTTGTTGGCCTGGCCGATCTCGTACGTCGTCCCGTCCCGCTCGACGGGCGCGAAGGGGCTGCCGGTCGCCACCAGGGCCTTCCCGTCCGTCCAGTCGAGCAGGTCGGCGGGGGTGGCCTCGGCGAGGTCGGTGGGGTTGGACATGGGCAGGATGATCGGCCGCTCGGTGTGCGCCGCCATGGCGCGGACGATCTCCTCGGTGAAGGCGCCGCCCTGCCCCGAGGTGCCGATGAGGATCGTCGGCCGCGCCTGCCGGACGACCTCGTCGAGCGGAATGCCGGGCAGGTTCTCGTCGCGCCGCCAGTCGGAGGTCTCGTCCGTCCGCCGGGCGTACGGCCTCTGGAAGTCGTGGAGCTGGTCGTTCTGGTCGGTGGTGAGCAGTCCGTACCGGTCGACGCACCAGAAGCGGGCGTTGGCCTCCGCCACGGACAGCCCCTCGGCGACGAGGGCGTCCCGGAGCTGGTCGGCGACGCCGATGCCGGCCGTGCCCGCGCCGAAGACGACGATCCGGTGCTCGCGCAGCGGCACGCCCGTCGCCCGGACACCGGAGAGGACGGCGGCCAGGTTGACGGCGCCGGTGCCCTGGATGTCGTCGTTGAAGGTGCACACCTGGTCGCGGTAACGGTTCAGGATGCGGCGGGCGTTGGCGGTGCCGAAGTCCTCCCAGTGCAGCAGGGCGCCCGGGAAGAGCCGGGTGGCGGTGGTGACGTAGGCGTCGATGAAGGCGTCGTAGGCCGCACGGTCGGCGCGGGGGTGCCGGTTGCCGAGGTAGAGGGGGTTGTCGAGCAGTTCCTGGCGGTTGGTGCCGACGTCGAGCATGACCGGCAGGGTGCGCCGCGGGTCGATGCCGGCCGCGGCCGTGTAGACGGCGAGCTTGCCGACGGAGATGTCGATGCCGCCGACGCCCCAGTCACCGATGCCGAGGATGCCCTCGCCGTCGGTGGCCACGATCAGGTCGACGTCGTCGGCTCCCAGGCCGCTCGCACGCAGGGAGCGCTCGATGTCGCCGGGGGCGTCCACGGAGAGGTAGACGCCGCGCGGGCGGCGGTACTCGTTGCTGTAGCGACGGATGGCCGTGCCCACCGTGGGGGTGTAGACGATGGGCAGCATCTCTTCGAGGTGATCGCCGACGAGCCGGTAGAACAGCGTCTCGTTGCGGTCGTGCAGCGCGCTCAGGTTCACGTTCTTGGCCAGGTCGCTGGGCTGTTCGCGGTACTGGGTGTAGGCGCGCGCCACCTGCTCCTCCTGCGTGAGCACGTGGGGCGGTACCAGCCCGACCAGGTCCAGCGCGCGGCGTTCGGCCTCGGTGAACGCCGTGCCCCGGTTGATCCGGGGATCGGCGAGCACGGCCCGGCCGCGCGCCGCGATCTTCACGGGACCGAGGGTGGCACCGCGAGCGTCACTCATGAGAACTGCCTTCCCGTCCGGATTCGCCCCCATCAGGAGTGTGCCGGAGAGGTAAGGCCTGCGCAGGCGGAGCACCGTCGGGCGCGGGCTCCTCGGAAACGTTGGCAGGGCCGTTCGCGTGACCGGACGGAGCCACCGCAGTCCGGCCGCCCCGGGGCCGCAACGCAATCCCGCTGCCCACGGGGCAGCGGCGTCAGGCCTCCGGTGTGGGCTCCGCAGCGGCCGGTGCCTGCTCCACGCGGGCCCTGCCCCGGCCCACCTGGGTGCGGACGGCGCCGATGCTCGCCGCGATGACCAGGGCGATCGCGGCCGCCTCCGTGGCGGAGAGGGACTGGCCGAGGATGAGGAAGCCGGCCGTCGCCGCGGTCGCCGGTTCCAGGCTCATGAGGATCGCGAAGGTGGAGGCGGGGAGGCGGCGCAGGGCCAGCAGTTCGAGGGTGTAGGGCAGGACCGAGGAGAGCAGGGCCACCGCCGAGCCGAGGGCGAGGGTGGTGGGGTTCAGCAGACGGGTGCCTGCCGAGACGATGCCCAGGGGGAGGAACAGCAGCGCCGCCACCGCCATGGCGAGGGCCAGGCCGTCCGCCTGGGGAAAGCGGCGGCCCGTACGGGCGCTGAAGAGTATGTACATCGCCCACATGGCGCCGGCGCCCAGGGCCAGTCCGACACCTGTGGGGTCCAGGGTGCTGAAGCCTCCGCCGCCCAGCAGGAACACGCCGAGCAGGGCCAGGCCCGCCCACACGGCGTTGATCGCACGGCGGGAGGCCAGGACGGACAGGGCCAGCGGGCCGAGAACCTCGAGGGTGACCGCCGGGCCCAGCGGGATACGGGCGACCGCTTCGTAGAAGAGGCCGTTCATCGCGCCCATGGCGATGCCGAACGCGATCACCGTGCCCCAGTCGGCGCGCGAGTGGCCGCGCAGCCGGGGGCGGCAGACCACGAGGAGGACGACCGCCGCCGCGATCAGGCGCAGGGTGACGACGCCCAGCGCGCCCGCCCTCGGCATCAGGGTCACGGCGAGGGCGCCGCCGAACTGGACCGAGATGCCGCCGGCCAGCACCAGGCCGACCGGGCCGAGCGAGCCGAGGCGGCGTGGGACTCCGGGCGGGGCGACCGGGTTCGGTGTGCTGGTGCCGGAGGCGTCGGAGGTGCGGGGGGCGGCGGTCACGGGCAGTCCTGGGCTTGATCGAGTACGTCCATCGCGATGTACTACCAGGTCCAGGGTAATGGACTTCGACAGGAGCGTGAACCCTTTAAGCGGCTGTCCCGGCCGTGGGGATCCGGACGGGGGTCATGTCCCGGCCAGGACTCCTCCGCCCGGAACGGAGGACGGCCGTCGGGGAGGTACGCGGGCACGTTCCCGTAGGGCTCGTAGGTGGGCTGGGCGGGCTGGGGGGGACCGGGCGCGTCGGGCGCGTCGGGCGTGCCGGGCGACCGTCTCCGGGGTTCGGGCACAGCGGGCGCCCGGGCCCCGTCGTCGTACGCCGGCGGCGGGATCTGGGGCACCGCCCGGGCCTGCGCCCCCTGGATCTCCTCACACAGCGGTGTCGTGCAGGACGAGGGTCTCCTGCGGGAGCAGGGTGATGTACTCGCGCAGCCGGGCCAGCGGGAAGTCGCGCAGGGGGACGCCGTCCAGCAGGATCTCGCCCGCGTCGGGGTCGTAGAAGCGGAGCAGGAGCTTGGAGACCGTGGACTTTCCGGCACCGCTCGGGCCGGTGACGATCACCAGCTCACCGGGACCGACCGTGAAGGAGAGGCCCTGGAGGGCGGTCCGGTCGGCGCCCGGACAGGTGAAGGTGGCGTCCCGGACCTCGACCGTCCCGTCCGGGCGGCCTGCCTCGGTCGCCCTGCGGGGGTCTGTGACCGAGGGGTTCACGTCCAGGATCTCGATGAGCCGTTCGGCACCGGCCGTGGCGGCGTTGATCGTCAGGCCGAGCTGGGCGAGGCCGCGCACCGGCGGGCAGAGGTAGCCGAGGAAGGCGGCGAAGGCGAGGAGCCGGCCGAGGGTCATCCGGCCGGTGGAGATCTCCCAGGCACCGATGCCGATCACCGCGAGCACACACACCGTCTCGATGACCTGGACGAGCTGCTCGTAGGCCTCGTTGAGCCGGGTGGAACGGACCGAGGCCGCGGAACCAGGCGTTCGCCTCCTCGCTCAGCCGGCGGCGCTCGGCGTCCCGGCGGTCGTAGGCCTGGGTGAGCACGATGTTGCCGAGGGACTCCGCCACCACGGAGGTGATCGCGCCGTCGGCGACCCGGCCCGCGCGGGAGACGTCCTTGATGGAACCGGAGAAGCGGCGGGCGGCCAGCCAGAACAGGGGCGCAAGGACGAAGGTGGCGGCGGCCAGGTCCCAGCGCAGCCAGAACGCGGCGGCGGCGTAGAAGAGAGCGGAGAACGCGGCCGAGGCGGCGCCGACCAGGCCCGAGACGACCATCGCCTCGATCGCCTCGACATCCCCGGTCAGCCGGGAGAGCGGATCGCCCTGGCGGTGGCGCTGGAAGAAGTGGGGCGGCAACTGCTGTACATGGTCGAATACATGCTCGCGCAACCGCATCACGAACCGCTCGGTGGCGCCTGATGATCCGGTGTCAGATCTCTGTGCCCTCTGTGCCTCCCGTCTCCTTTTCCAGCGCCTCGGCCAGGACTTCCGCCAGATGCCGTCCCCGCACCCCGGCCAGCTGCTCCAGCTGGGTACGGCAGGAGAAGCCGTCCGCCAGGACCACCGTCCGATCGGGCGCTTCGCGGACCGACGGCAGGAGCTGTTCCTCCGCACAGGCGCGGGAGACCTCGAAGTGGCCTTTCTCGAAGCCGAAGTTGCCCGCGAGGCCGCAGCAGCCCCCGGCCAGCTCGCCGGTGAGGCCCGCCGCCGCGCGCAGGCGACGGTCCGGGGTGTCACCGAGCACCGCGTGCTGGTGGCAGTGGGTCTGGCCGGCGACCGGGCGGTCCGCGGCGGGCGGGGTCCAGTGCGGGGCATGCCGCTCGAGGGCCTCGGCGAAGGTGAGGACGGCCCGGGACAGTGCGGCGGCGCGCGGATCGTCGGGCAGCAGCTCGGGCAGGTCGGTGCGCAGGGCCGCCGCGCAGCTCGGTTCCAGGACGACGACCGGGAGCCGCGCCCGCAGCACCGGCTCCATCAGGTCCAGGGTGCGGCGCAACACCGTTCGGGCGCGGTCGAGTTGGCCGGTGGAGACGTACGTCAGACCGCAGCAGACACGGGCCCGGCGGGCGGTGAGCAGCGCGGCGGCCGACCTGGCCGGGCCGGTGCCGAGCGCTGCCGCGCGCGGCAGCAGCGTCGGCGGCAGGATCACCCGAAGCCCGGCGGCCTCCAGCACCCGGACGGCGGCCCTGCCGACAGAGGGGGACAGATGCTCGGTGAAGGTGTCGGGCCACAGCACGACCCGTTCTCCCGTGGACTCGGGGGCCGTCCGCCTGGCGCGCCACCAGGAGGTGAACGTCCGCCTCGCCAGCCGGGGGATCTCCCGCTCCGGCGCGATCCCGCCGAGGCGTTTGCCGGCCGTGGCCAGCGGTCGCAGTGACGCCAGCGCGTTGAGCAGCGGGGCCGTACGGGTGCGGGCGACCCGGTGCAGCCACTCGGGCAGCCGCCCCATGCTGTGGTGTGCGGCGGGGCGGCGGCGGCCGGCGTAGTGGTGGTGCAGGAACTCCGCCTTGTAGGTGGCCATGTCGACGCCGACCGGGCAGTC
This region includes:
- a CDS encoding acetyl/propionyl/methylcrotonyl-CoA carboxylase subunit alpha — encoded protein: MISTLLVANRGEIACRIFRTCREQGIRTVAVHSDADADALHARVADTAVRLPGAAPAETYLRGDLIVKAALAAGADAVHPGYGFLSENPDFARAVRDAGLTWIGPSPEAIEAMASKTRAKELMGIASLAESDVTEARLPVLVKAAAGGGGRGMRIVRRMEDLSAALEGARAEATSAFGDGEVFVEPYLEHGRHVEVQILADTHGTVWPLGTRDCSLQRRHQKVVEEAPAPGISEGLAEELRTLAVRAARSVSYVGAGTVEFLVADGRAHFLEMNTRLQVEHPVTEAVFGIDLVAEQLRVAEGHALEKEPPRARGHAIEARLYAEDPARDWAPQTGTLHRLAVPAGVRLDTGYTDGDTIGVHYDPMIAKVVAHAPTRAQALRRLAGALERAELHGPVTNRDLLVRSLRHEEFTTARMDTGFYTRHLTALTAPAPDPYAPLAAALADAHGRSRFGGWRNLPAQPQVKRYEVAGQEHEVRYRCTRDGLAADGVRVVHADAHTVVLEVDGVRRRFEVFAYGDEIHVNTTRLTALPRFPDPAAQLAPGSLVAPMPGTVVRIAEGLEEGVPVAAGQPLIWLEAMKMQHRITAPAAGTLTALPVCAGQQVQPGTLLAVVEELSS
- a CDS encoding acyl-CoA carboxylase subunit beta; this translates as MTILTSALDPGGPDYRAHRESMLAKLAELDAEHAKALAGGGEKYVQRHRKRGKLLARERIELLLDPDTPFLELSPLAAWGSDYTVGASLVTGIGVVEGVECLITANDPTVRGGASNPWSLKKALRANDIALANRLPCISLVESGGADLPSQKEIFIPGGAIFRDLTRLSAAGIPTVAVVFGNSTAGGAYVPGMSDHVIMVKERAKVFLGGPPLVKMATGEESDDESLGGAEMHARVSGLADYFAVDEADALRQARRVVARLNHRKAYPDPGPAEPPKYDQDELLGIVPGDLRTPFDPREVIARIVDGSDFDEFKPLYGTSLVTGWAALHGYPVGVLANAQGVLFSAESQKAAQFIQLANQRDIPLLFLHNTTGYMVGKEYEQGGIIKHGAMMINAVSNSRVPHLSVLMGASYGAGHYGMCGRAYDPRFLFAWPSAKSAVMGPQQLAGVLSIVARQSAAAKGAPYDEDADAALRAMVEQQIESESLPMFLSGRLYDDGVIDPRDTRTVLGLCLSALHTAPYEGARGGFGVFRM
- a CDS encoding acyclic terpene utilization AtuA family protein; translated protein: MNVLRIGNFSGFYGDRASALREMLTGGELDVLTGDYLAELTMLILARDRLKDPGAGYARTFLRQLEDCLGLAHERGVKIVTNAGGLNPAGLAHAVRESAARLGIPVRVAHVEGDDLTSELPRVLGSARDAGTPVGTLAAHAYLGGFGIAECLRAGADVVVTGRVTDAALVTGPAAAHFGWGPGEYDRLAGAVVAGHVLECGTQATGGNYAFFGEGDVRRPGFPLAEIRADGSSVVTKHPGTGGLVDIGTVTAQLLYETGGGRYAGPDVTARLDTVRLSQDGPDRVRIEGVRGEAPPPTLKVGLNRLGGFRGEVVFVLTGLDIEAKAALVREQMADALAKSSPDEVRWELVRSDRGDADTEETASALLRLVVRDADERLVGRALGGAAVELALASYPGFHVLAPPGKGSPYGVFEDVYVPHGAVEHRAVLHDGRREPVPPPPEVRPLDAVPEPALPEPYPPGPTRRAPLGLVAGARSGDKGGNANVGVWARSDDGWRWLAHELTVERFRRLIPESRDLPVIRHLLPNLRAVNFVVEGILGAGVAAQARFDPQAKALGEWLRSRHLDIPEALL
- a CDS encoding TIGR03084 family metal-binding protein; translation: MADPTPVIDDLRAESEELDLLVAELSAQQWKLASPAPGWTVAHQIAHLTWTDRSALLAVTDADAFQELVGKALGAPDSFVDEGAQEGARLAPAELLRTWRAGREALEQALRAAPSGARFPWYGPPMSAASMATARLMETWAHGLDVADALAVVRAPTDRLRHVVRLGVRTRDFAHTVHGLTPPAEEFRIELTSPEGDMWAYGPKDALQRVMGPALDFCLLVTQRAHRADLALTAVGPDADRWLDIAQAFAGPPGTGRPPRGAER
- a CDS encoding NAD-dependent malic enzyme, with product MSDARGATLGPVKIAARGRAVLADPRINRGTAFTEAERRALDLVGLVPPHVLTQEEQVARAYTQYREQPSDLAKNVNLSALHDRNETLFYRLVGDHLEEMLPIVYTPTVGTAIRRYSNEYRRPRGVYLSVDAPGDIERSLRASGLGADDVDLIVATDGEGILGIGDWGVGGIDISVGKLAVYTAAAGIDPRRTLPVMLDVGTNRQELLDNPLYLGNRHPRADRAAYDAFIDAYVTTATRLFPGALLHWEDFGTANARRILNRYRDQVCTFNDDIQGTGAVNLAAVLSGVRATGVPLREHRIVVFGAGTAGIGVADQLRDALVAEGLSVAEANARFWCVDRYGLLTTDQNDQLHDFQRPYARRTDETSDWRRDENLPGIPLDEVVRQARPTILIGTSGQGGAFTEEIVRAMAAHTERPIILPMSNPTDLAEATPADLLDWTDGKALVATGSPFAPVERDGTTYEIGQANNALVFPGLGLGTIVARASRITDGMLRAAADAVARRTGETGETGDAGGADGAGGTDGAGGTGSTSAARQDASLLPPVRDLRATSEAVAVAVVRAAVAEGVARADVGDAAQAVRAARWEPVYPPVEVV
- a CDS encoding EamA family transporter; this encodes MTAAPRTSDASGTSTPNPVAPPGVPRRLGSLGPVGLVLAGGISVQFGGALAVTLMPRAGALGVVTLRLIAAAVVLLVVCRPRLRGHSRADWGTVIAFGIAMGAMNGLFYEAVARIPLGPAVTLEVLGPLALSVLASRRAINAVWAGLALLGVFLLGGGGFSTLDPTGVGLALGAGAMWAMYILFSARTGRRFPQADGLALAMAVAALLFLPLGIVSAGTRLLNPTTLALGSAVALLSSVLPYTLELLALRRLPASTFAILMSLEPATAATAGFLILGQSLSATEAAAIALVIAASIGAVRTQVGRGRARVEQAPAAAEPTPEA